Genomic DNA from Parambassis ranga chromosome 10, fParRan2.1, whole genome shotgun sequence:
tttctcctccatCTGCTTGCCTCTCTTTTCACTTCCTTTAAGCTTGCTTCCTTAAATTCCatccctcttttcctctctgtgctctTTTTACTCTGCAGCTTCTTTCCTTTTGAGACTCTTACCGTCTCCCAccttctcatcctcctcctcctcctcctcctgtcccgTGACTTTGCCCTGGAGCAGTGTCTGTTAATGGGGAAGGGAGTGAACACCTAGACCATATGCTGTGCTTCCGAGCGTTCAATGACTAAGGAAAAACCTACTTACAGACCCTTCTGTTATAATTACCCTGCATTGCCATTACCAAACCATATGTCATGTCTTCCTCGGTCCACCCTCTTGCACCTCCAACCTTGACCTAGTGGGTTTTCCCATCTCTTCTAGAAGGAGCCATTCAAAATTATTATCAAAGTGCTTTTTAATTGGCCATATGGCCCAACCCCTCCCTCTGCTAGAGGAATGAGCCATATTTGCAGCTAATTAAGTTATTGGCTGATGAACACACTTGGTTTCCAAGTGAAAAGCTAATTCAAGAGAACAGAGAAGCagcattcatgtgtgtttttgctgcccACTGGTGCTGTATTATTCATAACCCAGCGGCTGGCAGAATCTGAGCAGTAAGCCGTGTTTACGCATGACGCATGTGTACTTGAAGTGTATAGCAGCATTGTGACTCAACTCCCCTGAGGCCCGTGGGCAAGTATGCCTGTTATCTCGGACCCGAAACACAAGTTTGAGCAGGGATGCAAAGATTTAGGAGGGATAAAGAACAACTCGACCATGCCTCCTGGTGGTGCGCGCAAACGGATACTACTTTCTCTTCCGGAGGATGGTAAAATAGGAATGGGAAATTACGCATGATAAACTTTTTTGCCATTTAATGATGAAAACTATGTTTATGGTGCACAATGcgtcacatgcatgcacacacttgcatgcatgtgtgtgcatgcagactTGGGTGTgtcattttcttccttttcttggagatgcacctgtactTGTTACTTTGCAAGTGTTTGAGTTATCATTGGGTTTAAAATGCCTCCATGTTACTATATGTCACTTTTAAAAGAACAGGATGTGAATAAACCTTCACTCACGGTAGAAGATGTACTGTGCGTAATTGGACCAGACTTTGTCATCCGCGTAATGACCGATGGAGGACGCGGTCAGGGACGAATTGCAGGCCACGATGTGAAAGCCGCTCTCTGACAGCATGTCAAAAGCTCTCTCCAGGTGCCTGAACTTGAGGTAAAACCTGCAGCTGTATCGATCCGGTGGTCTGTCCGTATCCCTGTTCTCATTCAGGGCGTCTCCAAACACCTCTTTAGCTAAGCCAATTCTGCCGCTGATGAATATTCTCGGTAACTTTTTGGCTTTTCCATCAGTTAGGCTTTCTCTGCCTCCAGCGGCACAAACTCCCCTAAACGCCACCGTGATGTAGCCGTACCTCCTGTCAAAGGAGTAAGAGGGATAAAACCGCTCACTGCCCTGGGACACATCGTCGTAATCACTGTAGCACAAGTCGTCTGGGAAGAGTTTCGAATCCTCggatgacaaaagtttgaccagTTCAGGCAGCTGGAAGTATTCCGCCTCTCTTTTCAACCGGCCTCTCTCAGGAAAGTGATCAGGGAGAACAACTTGCTTGTCTCTAAGGTAATCCAATACATAACGAAAAAGAAAGCCATCTCTGTCAATAAAGTAGCGTCCTCTGAGGTCCCGGGACAAGTCATTTGAAGACCCCTTCTTGTTAGAGAACAGCTTCCCAAGTAAGGAATTAGGAAAGCCTGTCAGGGTGGCATAACGTGTGTAATACACCTGCCCACCCACATTTAGCTCAATTACATCCGATGGAGGATTCTGCACTGAGCCTTGCTCTTTTGCAGGCTGCGTTTTGCAGTTTTCGCTCaatgccattttttttacctctcCAGAGTCTGTCCGAGTCTCGAGCACGGCGCGCAAACACAGAAGTTCAGGGTGTGGGGTGTAGCTCCATGATGCTGATGCTCTCAGACCCGAAGCACAGTCTTGAATCAAGCTGCAGTCCTCGCATCCAGTGTCTCATGACAAACCAGTCTCGAGGCGTGTCTACAGTACATCCTTTGACCCCATGCGTAAATGTGCCTGCCCACGGTGCATCCTTTTTTGGACATAATCGATTAACATTACCAGCATCATGTTACATACATCCACCGCGATGGGTCATCTGTGGGACTTCAATGAGATTTTAATTCTCACTACACTCTGaatcttctcaccatcaaaaaaagtaaaagctTCAAGTTTTCAGCGGAACGCGTCACCCCCTTGGTGCCTGGCTCGCAGTTCAATCACATAAGTCTAAGATAAACTAATAACTATGCAAGAATCTTGACATTCTGCTGCTCAGCGTCGCTCCTGAGATCTGAGATCCTGGTACACGCTCTGAGGTTgctcacagagaggaggatggaaGCGGGACTCCTGCGCGCACCCACCTCTCCAAACTGCTGAGTGCGGAAACGGCTGGACAGAAGGTTTAAGATAATGTTGCTCCAAGCTGtgcaagagagagggagagagagagagagagaaatcatcCCATGAAGTAATGCCTTACATCATCTTAAAGgaaaatgacatttacagaGGATCGGGCTGCGTCCGTGGCAGTTTTTCATGAAATTCTGATCTGACCACGGGTGATGTGCAGCTGGCGACGAGGATTCGGGTCTAATGCAGTTTTAACGTCGCGGGTTTTAATCCCTTCTGAGTCTTCACAGAGGCTTTCGCATTTACATTTAACGCTTTTAGCTGACGCGGTTATCCCGGGAGAGACTGGTGAGGGGTTAGGTGCCACGAGTGTCTCGCTCAAAAACGCACCACCAGCTGTGACATCTGAATGGAGCTGGTGGTCTCAAATTCTCCTCTGTCCAGtatcataaaaaaaatcaataggttacacaaatataaaaatggCAGTTGCACTCTGCCTTTAGGCACCACTGTCCCTTCTTTCACCCAGAACAACACTGAATATGAAAATTGATCTCTCCCTCATCGATTTGACCCAGTGGATTCCTATTTCTGCAGATCTCGACCATCACTGCTGCTCGAGGCTCCATCCTTCCCCAAAATTAAAAAACGAATGAAATAATTAGTGTCTTATTAATTAATATGAATTATGTTGCGTTTTGAACATAATGCATCAGTGTAAAGCACTTTGGACCCCATTAGGAGCATGCTCTTTGCCAGCATTTTATTTCTTCAGAAATCATGAAGGGGAAGGCTCATCACTGAATTATTTCACCTTTTCTGGATTAGAAGTCTGGGACATTCAGCCATATTGTTGCTCAGGGCTTGTTCAGTACTCACCAGAATACTGCACTGAAGCCAAGTGGAAAATCCAGTTCTGATAAAGTGATATTGGAGGTTTGATGGTGCTTGACCCTTATCTTCATGTAGGTCAGAAACTGTGTGTTGTGATCCGCCTGAATATGAGGGGACCTTGGCATCAGATGGACTTGCACCAACACCTGCACACATGTTTCAGATAGTTTGTTCTGCTcgtttgtttgcttgttgttgttttagtttgGTGCTTGAAGCCACCTTAAtaaaataatagaaaataaatcACAGGCTTTTATtccagagcagagagaaggCGTCGATGATGGGAGCGCACCCTTGACTCGTGGTTTTGAGGAGGCAGCGGTCACGCTTTACCCTGTTAATTCAGACTATATTGTGCTGGAGAGGGGTTGCTAAGCAGCCGCAGGGGACTGAGTGGGATTCAAACAGTGGGGATTTAGAGCTACAGTTAGAATACTGATCTGTTTTTATTCCTGTGATGTGAGGTTTTGATGTGCTTACATTATGAATGATATTGTAGTGTTGTGTAGATTATGTGGGCTTAATGCTGAACTGGACCTCACACTGTATTCCTACATTCACATATTAGAGTTGTACAGCTGCTGGTGGACTTGCTGTGAGTTGTTTATGGCTGATGCTCTCTGCCTATGTGTGCTATTACCGTGTGTCTTATTCTCATTCATCTCACTCTTCCTCCCCATTAGAGCCAATTTCCCTGCCTCCTGTCCTCACTTTATTTCCTGTTCATGCACAGCTCTCAGGTTTGATTTGGAAGGGC
This window encodes:
- the kctd16a gene encoding BTB/POZ domain-containing protein KCTD16a is translated as MALSENCKTQPAKEQGSVQNPPSDVIELNVGGQVYYTRYATLTGFPNSLLGKLFSNKKGSSNDLSRDLRGRYFIDRDGFLFRYVLDYLRDKQVVLPDHFPERGRLKREAEYFQLPELVKLLSSEDSKLFPDDLCYSDYDDVSQGSERFYPSYSFDRRYGYITVAFRGVCAAGGRESLTDGKAKKLPRIFISGRIGLAKEVFGDALNENRDTDRPPDRYSCRFYLKFRHLERAFDMLSESGFHIVACNSSLTASSIGHYADDKVWSNYAQYIFYRGPSRWSSSHCDCCCKSHKSEREGESGTSFNDLSTSCSESQSEASSPQGTVICGPVSRRSNIQTLDRPMPKGPVHMLQQAEMRRKTDMMRVRTFGVREREAAKRKANKEKMTPEQEMEKCIQDFRRIRIPDRFPERKYMWQSELLRKYHL